One Peribacillus simplex NBRC 15720 = DSM 1321 genomic region harbors:
- the gltX gene encoding glutamate--tRNA ligase encodes MSSDIRVRYAPSPTGHLHIGNARTALFNYLYARNKGGKFIIRIEDTDQKRNIEGGEESQLKYLKWLGMDWDEGVDVGGEYGPYRQSERNDLYQELYQELLDKGLAYKCYCTEEELEAEREGQVERNETPKYSGKCKHLTEEEQAKLVAEGRKPSIRFAVPAGKVLTFKDMVKDDVSFETDGFGDFVIVKKDGIPTYNFAVAVDDHLMKISHVLRGDDHISNTPKQLMIYEAFGWEPPVFGHMTLIVNESRKKLSKRDESIIQFIEQYEELGYVPEALFNFITLLGWSPVGEEEIFTKEEFINLFDADRLSKSPALFDKQKLTWMNNQYVKQLDGNRAVELSMPHLIKAGKVSATLTAEEEEWVHGLVSLFQEQMSYGAEIVELSELFFKDEVVFEEEAKEVLAEEQVPEVMKAFLQEIEGLEEFNADEIKKSIKAVQKSTGHKGKKLFMPIRAAVTGQTHGPDLPKAISLLGKEKIKQRIQSILY; translated from the coding sequence ATGAGCAGCGATATTCGAGTTCGCTATGCACCGAGTCCGACTGGACATTTACATATTGGTAATGCACGGACTGCTTTATTTAATTATTTATACGCACGAAATAAAGGCGGGAAATTCATCATCCGTATTGAAGATACCGACCAAAAGAGAAATATTGAAGGCGGAGAAGAAAGTCAGCTTAAATATTTGAAATGGCTTGGTATGGATTGGGATGAAGGTGTTGATGTTGGCGGTGAATACGGGCCATATCGTCAATCCGAAAGGAACGACCTTTATCAGGAATTGTATCAAGAGCTTTTAGATAAGGGTTTGGCATATAAATGCTATTGTACGGAAGAAGAGCTTGAAGCTGAACGTGAAGGACAGGTCGAGCGTAATGAAACGCCAAAATATTCAGGGAAGTGCAAGCATTTAACTGAAGAAGAGCAAGCGAAACTAGTGGCTGAAGGAAGAAAGCCTAGCATTCGTTTTGCCGTTCCAGCTGGGAAGGTCCTTACTTTCAAAGATATGGTTAAGGACGACGTTTCGTTTGAAACAGATGGCTTTGGTGATTTTGTCATCGTTAAAAAAGATGGCATTCCAACCTATAACTTTGCAGTGGCCGTCGATGATCACTTGATGAAGATTTCCCATGTCCTTCGCGGTGATGATCATATCTCCAATACTCCAAAACAATTGATGATTTATGAAGCTTTCGGCTGGGAACCGCCGGTATTCGGACATATGACGCTGATTGTAAACGAAAGCAGGAAGAAACTGAGTAAACGTGATGAGTCGATCATTCAATTCATTGAGCAATATGAAGAGCTTGGTTATGTACCTGAAGCTTTATTCAATTTCATTACATTACTAGGATGGTCTCCGGTCGGGGAAGAAGAGATTTTCACGAAGGAAGAATTCATTAATCTATTCGATGCTGATCGGTTGTCTAAATCACCTGCACTTTTCGATAAACAAAAGCTTACATGGATGAATAACCAATATGTGAAGCAATTGGACGGAAATCGTGCAGTGGAATTGTCAATGCCTCACTTAATTAAAGCCGGGAAGGTTTCAGCGACACTGACTGCCGAAGAAGAAGAGTGGGTACATGGGCTAGTTTCCCTTTTTCAAGAGCAGATGAGCTATGGAGCGGAAATAGTTGAGCTATCTGAACTATTTTTCAAGGATGAGGTCGTGTTCGAGGAAGAAGCTAAGGAAGTACTGGCTGAAGAACAGGTACCGGAAGTCATGAAAGCTTTCCTTCAGGAGATCGAAGGGCTTGAAGAATTTAACGCGGATGAAATCAAGAAATCGATTAAAGCCGTACAAAAAAGCACAGGTCATAAAGGGAAAAAATTATTTATGCCGATAAGGGCGGCCGTCACGGGTCAAACACATGGTCCTGACTTGCCTAAGGCGATTTCATTACTGGGCAAAGAAAAAATTAAACAGCGTATTCAGAGTATTTTATATTAA
- the cysS gene encoding cysteine--tRNA ligase yields MAIKIYNTATRKKETFVPIEEGKVKMYVCGPTVYNYIHIGNARPAIVFDAVRRYLDYRGYDVQFVSNFTDVDDKLIRAAKELGEDVPTISERFIKAYFEDVSALGCKKADAHPTVMENMDAIIEFISALIEKGFAYESEGDVYYRTRKFEGYGKLSHQSIDELRVGARIEIGEKKQDALDFALWKKAKDDEISWESPWGKGRPGWHIECSAMVKKYLGDTIDIHAGGQDLAFPHHENEIAQSEALTGKTFANYWMHNGYINIENEKMSKSLGNFVLVHDIIQKHDPQVLRFFMLSVHYRHPINYSEEVLENVKASLDRLRTSYQNLKHRLQVSDGLTENNDVWLEKLNELHEQFIKEMDDDFNTANAISILFELSKQANYYLMEKNTDKEVIEAFLDKFNNLFSVLGLSLGEEGLLDEEIEGLIQQRIQARKDRNFGLSDEIRDRLKNMNIILEDTPQGTRWKRG; encoded by the coding sequence ATGGCGATTAAAATATATAACACAGCTACAAGAAAAAAGGAAACCTTCGTCCCGATTGAAGAGGGAAAGGTGAAGATGTACGTATGCGGACCAACTGTCTATAATTACATTCATATTGGTAATGCAAGACCAGCAATCGTATTCGATGCAGTTCGTAGGTATTTGGATTACCGTGGTTATGATGTGCAATTCGTTTCGAACTTTACGGATGTGGATGATAAGCTGATTCGTGCGGCAAAAGAATTGGGGGAAGATGTCCCTACCATATCAGAGCGTTTCATCAAGGCTTATTTTGAAGACGTGTCAGCATTGGGTTGCAAAAAAGCGGATGCTCACCCAACCGTAATGGAGAACATGGATGCAATCATTGAATTCATCTCGGCATTAATTGAGAAAGGATTCGCTTATGAATCTGAAGGGGATGTGTATTACCGCACTCGTAAGTTTGAGGGGTATGGAAAACTTTCACATCAGTCCATCGATGAGCTGCGAGTGGGGGCACGTATTGAAATAGGGGAGAAAAAACAAGATGCCCTTGATTTTGCCCTTTGGAAAAAGGCCAAGGATGATGAAATATCTTGGGAGAGCCCATGGGGTAAGGGGCGTCCTGGCTGGCATATCGAATGCTCCGCAATGGTCAAAAAGTATTTGGGCGATACAATCGATATTCATGCAGGAGGTCAAGATCTGGCTTTCCCGCATCATGAAAATGAAATTGCACAATCCGAAGCATTGACGGGTAAAACGTTTGCGAATTATTGGATGCATAATGGGTATATAAATATTGAGAATGAAAAAATGTCTAAGTCCTTAGGCAATTTCGTCCTTGTGCATGACATCATTCAGAAGCATGATCCACAAGTGCTACGCTTCTTTATGTTATCTGTACATTACCGTCATCCCATCAATTATAGTGAAGAAGTGCTTGAAAATGTAAAAGCGTCCCTTGATCGCTTAAGGACATCATATCAAAACTTAAAGCATCGTCTTCAAGTAAGTGACGGATTGACTGAGAATAATGATGTTTGGTTGGAGAAGCTGAATGAATTACATGAACAATTCATTAAGGAAATGGACGATGATTTCAACACAGCTAATGCAATATCCATACTCTTTGAACTTTCCAAACAGGCAAATTATTACTTGATGGAGAAAAACACAGACAAGGAAGTGATTGAGGCTTTCCTTGATAAATTCAACAACTTATTTTCTGTCCTGGGTTTGTCTCTTGGAGAAGAGGGGCTATTGGATGAAGAAATTGAAGGGTTGATACAGCAGAGAATTCAAGCGCGGAAAGACCGCAACTTTGGGTTATCTGATGAAATTCGTGATCGCTTGAAAAACATGAATATCATATTAGAGGATACCCCTCAAGGTACAAGATGGAAAAGAGGGTAA
- the ispD gene encoding 2-C-methyl-D-erythritol 4-phosphate cytidylyltransferase, translating to MFYEVVIPAAGQGKRMKAGKNKLFIELSGIPIIVYTLRVFEEDPDCRGIILSINPAEKDYFSQLIAAYGLKKVKKLVMGGKERQQSVHNGLQHAGEEIILVHDGARPFINLGQISELTTAASLHGGAVIAVPVKDTIKKAANKKVVETVERSSLWAVQTPQAFRVSILKRAYEQAEAEAFLGTDDASLLERINEQVVIIEGNYDNIKITTQEDLYFAEAILHKQHGKR from the coding sequence ATGTTTTATGAAGTAGTGATACCTGCGGCTGGACAAGGCAAAAGAATGAAGGCGGGCAAGAATAAACTTTTTATTGAACTATCGGGCATCCCGATTATTGTTTATACACTGCGTGTCTTCGAAGAAGATCCTGACTGTCGGGGGATTATCCTTTCGATAAACCCGGCAGAAAAGGATTATTTTAGTCAATTGATAGCAGCATATGGACTTAAAAAGGTCAAGAAACTGGTCATGGGTGGCAAGGAGCGCCAACAAAGCGTTCATAATGGACTGCAACATGCAGGAGAAGAAATCATTCTGGTCCACGACGGTGCCCGCCCTTTTATCAATCTTGGGCAAATCAGTGAATTGACTACTGCCGCCTCCCTTCATGGAGGTGCCGTAATTGCAGTGCCCGTTAAGGATACGATTAAAAAAGCGGCAAATAAAAAGGTAGTGGAAACTGTGGAACGATCAAGCTTGTGGGCGGTACAAACTCCACAAGCTTTTCGTGTATCCATATTAAAAAGGGCATATGAACAGGCAGAAGCGGAAGCGTTTTTAGGGACGGATGATGCAAGTTTGCTAGAGCGGATCAATGAACAGGTAGTTATTATTGAGGGCAATTATGATAATATTAAAATTACGACTCAGGAAGACCTATATTTTGCAGAAGCGATTTTACATAAACAACATGGAAAACGATGA
- the ispF gene encoding 2-C-methyl-D-erythritol 2,4-cyclodiphosphate synthase — protein MFRIGQGYDVHQLVEGRPLIIGGITIPYEKGLLGHSDADVLLHTVADACLGAIGAGDIGKHFPDTDPEFKDADSAKLLQYIWAIVKKEGYSLGNADCTIIAQSPKMAPYIEEMRGRIAELLDESIDRINVKATTTEKLGFTGRSEGIAAQAVVLLVKSN, from the coding sequence ATGTTTAGAATAGGACAAGGATATGACGTTCATCAGCTTGTGGAGGGCAGACCTTTGATTATTGGCGGGATTACGATTCCGTATGAGAAAGGTTTGCTAGGGCATTCGGATGCGGATGTCCTTCTGCATACTGTTGCTGATGCCTGCTTGGGGGCAATTGGTGCAGGGGATATCGGTAAGCATTTTCCGGATACCGATCCTGAATTTAAAGATGCTGATTCGGCAAAACTGCTGCAGTATATTTGGGCGATTGTAAAAAAAGAAGGATATTCCCTAGGCAATGCGGACTGTACAATCATTGCACAAAGCCCGAAAATGGCACCGTATATTGAGGAAATGCGAGGCAGGATTGCTGAACTTTTAGATGAGTCGATAGACAGAATTAATGTAAAGGCGACCACTACCGAGAAACTTGGATTTACAGGCAGGAGCGAAGGAATCGCGGCACAGGCTGTGGTCTTATTGGTTAAATCAAACTAA
- the cysE gene encoding serine O-acetyltransferase: MLKMFKEDIEVVFDQDPAARSYLEVILTYAGLHAIWSHRMAHALFKKKFFFLARSISQISRFFTGIEIHPGATIGRRFFIDHGMGIVIGETCEIGDNVSVFQGVTLGGTGKEKGKRHPTIKDNVLIATGAKVLGSITVGENSKIGAGSVVLKEVPPNSTVVGIPGKVVIQDGIKIKKDLNHSDLPDPIADRFKELDSEIRALRAKLAEQKQEERSL; the protein is encoded by the coding sequence TTGTTAAAGATGTTTAAAGAGGATATCGAAGTGGTTTTTGATCAAGATCCTGCTGCGCGCAGCTATTTGGAAGTCATATTGACGTACGCGGGTTTACATGCAATTTGGAGTCATAGGATGGCTCACGCACTATTTAAGAAGAAATTCTTTTTCCTGGCAAGAAGTATATCTCAAATCAGTCGGTTTTTTACCGGAATTGAAATTCATCCAGGGGCTACCATTGGCCGTCGTTTCTTCATTGACCATGGAATGGGGATCGTCATTGGCGAAACTTGTGAGATTGGCGACAATGTATCTGTCTTTCAAGGTGTAACCCTTGGGGGGACAGGAAAGGAAAAGGGAAAACGACATCCTACGATAAAGGATAATGTGTTGATTGCTACAGGAGCAAAAGTGCTGGGTTCCATCACTGTTGGGGAAAACTCAAAAATCGGTGCAGGATCGGTCGTTTTAAAGGAAGTGCCGCCTAATTCTACAGTGGTGGGCATTCCAGGCAAAGTGGTCATTCAAGATGGCATCAAAATCAAAAAAGACCTAAATCATTCAGATCTTCCTGATCCAATCGCTGATCGCTTTAAGGAATTGGATAGTGAAATCAGGGCCTTAAGAGCGAAGTTGGCTGAGCAGAAGCAGGAAGAAAGGAGTCTATAA